Proteins from one Patagioenas fasciata isolate bPatFas1 chromosome 6, bPatFas1.hap1, whole genome shotgun sequence genomic window:
- the CFAP144 gene encoding cilia- and flagella-associated protein 144 produces MAARSGKEPPNAVQLNQLMCERVRKELRCQKLHTEYGVNPLQRVHTIAKKPMSWHDNIEEPADAKFLSVIHDAALEPTKKYSEPQTESQEIGWNTTPLIQMDRTDCRLFFPRRKTEVTKLNCSYGKRGGTV; encoded by the exons ATGGCCGCCCGCAGCGGGAAGGAGCCGCCGAACGCGGTGCAGCTGAACCAGCTCATGTGCGAGCGGGTGCGGAAGGAGCTGCGGTGCCAGAAGCTGCACACAGAGTACGGCGTGAACCCGCTCCAACGCG TTCACACAATTGCCAAGAAGCCCATGTCTTGGCATGATAATATAGAAGAGCCGGCAGATG CCAAGTTTCTGAGTGTTATTCATGATGCAGCACTGGAGCCAACAAAAAAGTATTCGGAGCCGCAAACTGAAAGCCAAGAAATTGGCTGGAACACGACACCTTTG ATTCAGATGGACCGTACTGATTGCAGACTCTTCTTCCCACGTCGGAAAACCGAGGTCACTAAACTAAATTGCAGCTATGGGAAACGGGGAGGAACAGTCTGA
- the PIF1 gene encoding ATP-dependent DNA helicase PIF1 isoform X1: MEDAELRCTVAVEQPLPGGQGLRRRVMRGALVLLGRNELRQPVLRVVGGSGAAAAALSFALVGDAVRLFTRFAGDGLAAVRVGPDGAQVLLSDCPPDALRRFLRLLRLKVAAGPRAAPRGPRLLDRPPPAFSVISPLQERDLLRAPGRLHGGEGQGERPAEVPRSVRRPPARLSAEQEAVLSAVRSGKSIFFTGCAGTGKSFLLKRIVGSLPPKSTYATASTGVAACHIGGTTLHAFAGIGSGKAPLEQCIQLAERPGVRQHWLACQHLIIDEISMVDGKFFDRLEAVARAVRKRDEPFGGIQLIICGDFLQLPPVCKAHEETKFCFQAKSWRKCIHINMELTEVRRQTDKTFVSLLSAVRLGRCTEEVTRLLMQTATNRSERDGILATRLCTHKDDVEITNERRLQQLSGEVHAFEALDSDPMLVKLIDAQCPVGGRVELKLGAQVMLAKNLDVSQGLVNGARGVVVGFESEEKGLPKVRFLCGVTQVIKMEKWVFKGPSGVHLSRQQLPLKLAWAISIHKSQGMSLDCVEISLSRVFESGQAYVALSRARSLAGLRVLDFDPKVVRADPSVLQFYKQLRRHQLLTQDSLHTHSGADEKENWKRS, from the exons ATGGAGGATGCGGAGCTGCGCTGCACGGTGGCCGTGGAGCAGCCGCTGCCGGGGGGACAGGGCCTGCGGCGTCGTGTGATGCGGGGTGCGCTGGTGCTACTGGGCCGCAACGAGTTGCGGCAGCCGGTGCTGCGGGTGgtcggcggcagcggcgcggcggcggcggcgctgagcTTCGCGCTGGTCGGTGATGCTGTGCGGCTCTTCACGCGGTTCGCGGGAGACGGGCTGGCGGCGGTGCGGGTGGGGCCGGACGGCGCCCAGGTCCTGCTCTCCGACTGCCCTCCGGACGCGCTGCGCCGCTTCCTCCGCCTCCTGCGGCTCAAGGTCGCCGCCGGGCCGCGGGCCGCCCCCCGCGGACCCCGCCTGCTGGACCGTCCACCGCCGGCCTTCTCTGTCATCAGCCCGCTGCAGGAGCGCGACCTGCTGCGCGCCCCCGGCCGCCTCCACGGCGGCGAGGGGCAGGGAGAGCGCCCGGCCGAG GTGCCCCGCTCGGTGAGGCGGCCCCCGGCGAGGCTCTCGGCGGAGCAGGAGGCGGTGCTGAGCGCCGTGCGGAGCGGGAAGAGCATCTTCTTCACCGGTTGTGCAG GGACTGGGAAATCATTCCTGCTGAAGAGGATCGTGGGCTCCCTCCCTCCAAAGAGCACCTACGCCACAGCCAGCACGGGAGTGGCAGCTTGCCACATCGGTGGCACCACTCTCCATGCCTTTGCAG GGATCGGCTCTGGGAAGGCACCGCTGGAACAGTGTATTCAGCTGGCGGAGCGGCCTGGGGTGCGCCAGCACTGGCTGGCCTGCCAGCACTTGATTATCGATGAGATCTCCATGGTGGATGGCAAGTTCTTCGACAGGCTGGAGGCAGTGGCGAG GGCAGTCAGAAAACGAGATGAGCCTTTTGGAGGAATTCAGCTAATCATCTGTGGGGACTTCTTGCAACTACCCCCAGTCTGCAAGGCTCATGAAGAAACCAAGTTCTGCTTCCAG GCAAAAAGCTGGAGGAAATGCATCCACATAAACATGGAGCTGACCGAAGTGCGGAGACAGACTGACAAGACCTTTGTCTCGCTCCTGAGTGCAGTCCGTTTAGGCAG GTGCACAGAGGAGGTTACCAGACTGCTGATGCAGACTGCCACTAACAGGTCTGAGCGCGATGGGATCCTGGCTACGCGGCTCTGCACCCATAAAGATGATGTAGAAATAACTAACGAGAGACGCTTGCAACAGCTGTCAG GAGAAGTGCACGCTTTTGAGGCTTTGGACAGTGACCCAATGCTAGTGAAGTTAATTGATGCTCAGTGTCCTGTGGGTGGTAGAGTTGAGCTAAAGCTTGGAGCTCAG GTGATGCTAGCTAAGAATCTGGATGTATCTCAAGGGCTGGTGAACGGGGCACGAGGAGTTGTTGTAGGATTTGAAAGTGAAGAGAAGG GGCTGCCTAAGGTTAGATTTCTATGCGGGGTCACACAGGTCATCAAAATGGAGAAATGGGTCTTCAAAGGACCATCAGGAGTTCATCTGAGTCGTCAACAGTTGCCTTTAAAATTGGCATGGGCTATTTCCATTCACAAGAGTCAG GGCATGTCTTTAGATTGCGTGGAAATCTCCCTGTCTCGTGTCTTTGAAAGTGGGCAGGCTTATGTAGCCCTTTCCCGAGCCCGCAGCCTTGCAGGTCTCCGTGTTCTGGATTTTGACCCAAAAGTAGTGAGAGCTGATCCTTCTGTGTTGCAGTTCTATAAACAGCTGAGACGACATCAACTTCTAACCCAG gaTTCCCTACACACTCATTCAGGTGCTGATGAAAAGGAGAACTGGAAACGCAGTTGA
- the PIF1 gene encoding ATP-dependent DNA helicase PIF1 isoform X2, giving the protein MEDAELRCTVAVEQPLPGGQGLRRRVMRGALVLLGRNELRQPVLRVVGGSGAAAAALSFALVGDAVRLFTRFAGDGLAAVRVGPDGAQVLLSDCPPDALRRFLRLLRLKVAAGPRAAPRGPRLLDRPPPAFSVISPLQERDLLRAPGRLHGGEGQGERPAEVPRSVRRPPARLSAEQEAVLSAVRSGKSIFFTGCAGTGKSFLLKRIVGSLPPKSTYATASTGVAACHIGGTTLHAFAGIGSGKAPLEQCIQLAERPGVRQHWLACQHLIIDEISMVDGKFFDRLEAVARAVRKRDEPFGGIQLIICGDFLQLPPVCKAHEETKFCFQAKSWRKCIHINMELTEVRRQTDKTFVSLLSAVRLGRCTEEVTRLLMQTATNRSERDGILATRLCTHKDDVEITNERRLQQLSGEVHAFEALDSDPMLVKLIDAQCPVGGRVELKLGAQVMLAKNLDVSQGLVNGARGVVVGFESEEKGHQNGEMGLQRTIRSSSESSTVAFKIGMGYFHSQESGHVFRLRGNLPVSCL; this is encoded by the exons ATGGAGGATGCGGAGCTGCGCTGCACGGTGGCCGTGGAGCAGCCGCTGCCGGGGGGACAGGGCCTGCGGCGTCGTGTGATGCGGGGTGCGCTGGTGCTACTGGGCCGCAACGAGTTGCGGCAGCCGGTGCTGCGGGTGgtcggcggcagcggcgcggcggcggcggcgctgagcTTCGCGCTGGTCGGTGATGCTGTGCGGCTCTTCACGCGGTTCGCGGGAGACGGGCTGGCGGCGGTGCGGGTGGGGCCGGACGGCGCCCAGGTCCTGCTCTCCGACTGCCCTCCGGACGCGCTGCGCCGCTTCCTCCGCCTCCTGCGGCTCAAGGTCGCCGCCGGGCCGCGGGCCGCCCCCCGCGGACCCCGCCTGCTGGACCGTCCACCGCCGGCCTTCTCTGTCATCAGCCCGCTGCAGGAGCGCGACCTGCTGCGCGCCCCCGGCCGCCTCCACGGCGGCGAGGGGCAGGGAGAGCGCCCGGCCGAG GTGCCCCGCTCGGTGAGGCGGCCCCCGGCGAGGCTCTCGGCGGAGCAGGAGGCGGTGCTGAGCGCCGTGCGGAGCGGGAAGAGCATCTTCTTCACCGGTTGTGCAG GGACTGGGAAATCATTCCTGCTGAAGAGGATCGTGGGCTCCCTCCCTCCAAAGAGCACCTACGCCACAGCCAGCACGGGAGTGGCAGCTTGCCACATCGGTGGCACCACTCTCCATGCCTTTGCAG GGATCGGCTCTGGGAAGGCACCGCTGGAACAGTGTATTCAGCTGGCGGAGCGGCCTGGGGTGCGCCAGCACTGGCTGGCCTGCCAGCACTTGATTATCGATGAGATCTCCATGGTGGATGGCAAGTTCTTCGACAGGCTGGAGGCAGTGGCGAG GGCAGTCAGAAAACGAGATGAGCCTTTTGGAGGAATTCAGCTAATCATCTGTGGGGACTTCTTGCAACTACCCCCAGTCTGCAAGGCTCATGAAGAAACCAAGTTCTGCTTCCAG GCAAAAAGCTGGAGGAAATGCATCCACATAAACATGGAGCTGACCGAAGTGCGGAGACAGACTGACAAGACCTTTGTCTCGCTCCTGAGTGCAGTCCGTTTAGGCAG GTGCACAGAGGAGGTTACCAGACTGCTGATGCAGACTGCCACTAACAGGTCTGAGCGCGATGGGATCCTGGCTACGCGGCTCTGCACCCATAAAGATGATGTAGAAATAACTAACGAGAGACGCTTGCAACAGCTGTCAG GAGAAGTGCACGCTTTTGAGGCTTTGGACAGTGACCCAATGCTAGTGAAGTTAATTGATGCTCAGTGTCCTGTGGGTGGTAGAGTTGAGCTAAAGCTTGGAGCTCAG GTGATGCTAGCTAAGAATCTGGATGTATCTCAAGGGCTGGTGAACGGGGCACGAGGAGTTGTTGTAGGATTTGAAAGTGAAGAGAAGG GTCATCAAAATGGAGAAATGGGTCTTCAAAGGACCATCAGGAGTTCATCTGAGTCGTCAACAGTTGCCTTTAAAATTGGCATGGGCTATTTCCATTCACAAGAGTCAG GGCATGTCTTTAGATTGCGTGGAAATCTCCCTGTCTCGTGTCTTTGA